In Spirosoma aureum, a single genomic region encodes these proteins:
- a CDS encoding NADH-quinone oxidoreductase subunit 5 family protein, producing the protein MPDDTPQLSSLLMIALLGLPFAGFLALTGLSRLVSGKLAILSTGIGLLVSVFLAATMPEQAVTIQTDWATVSGVSFGVSFRLDVLSGLMLVVVHFVALLVQVYSLSYLHDEPKLSRYFAYLQLFIGAMLGIVLAGNLLVMYAFWELVGLASYLLIGFYAERPAASKAAKKAFLMNRVGDIGFLLGIFLTYYYFDTLEFNALLASGIQAIPPTAIGLCLFMGCVGKSAQFPLLTWLPDAMEGPTPVSALLHAATMVAAGIFLLARIHPLLSPDALVFIAVIGTTTTIWGGYSAVFQTDIKKVLAFSTVSQLGLMVAGMGTGNVGGAMFHLLTHAFFKAGLFLSAGAVIHAVNTQDMRLMGGLRKAIPTTFIAYTVCAAALAGLPFFAGFLSKEAILGGAFGWANVQTNKLAYLVPVLLVGTSGLTALYMARQWRLIFFGEYQNRSEPITHVHEPDWLMRGPVVILAVLSVWFWFALNPLSGHSSWFFRLVPVAEEAASWWLAPVSISLVLAGGWFGFQMREPSYTRSYVRLSLKYGFLDTVYQYFIIRPIHKLALLLNRTDQRVVDGVVNGAGVTTVVLAQITHVVDRFGVDGIVNSAAWLAGQAGRLTRSVQNGRVQSYITAAVVGLLVLLWWIL; encoded by the coding sequence ATGCCTGACGACACTCCCCAACTAAGTTCCCTGCTGATGATTGCCTTACTGGGGCTCCCCTTCGCCGGATTTCTGGCGTTGACGGGCCTAAGCCGACTGGTTTCGGGTAAGCTGGCAATTCTGTCGACAGGAATTGGCCTGCTAGTGTCGGTGTTCCTGGCGGCAACAATGCCCGAACAAGCGGTTACGATCCAGACCGACTGGGCAACGGTGTCGGGTGTATCGTTTGGCGTTAGTTTCCGGCTGGATGTGCTCAGTGGGCTTATGCTCGTAGTAGTCCATTTTGTGGCTTTACTGGTGCAGGTATATTCGCTCTCCTACCTGCATGATGAACCGAAGCTATCCCGCTATTTCGCTTACCTGCAATTATTTATCGGGGCCATGCTGGGAATCGTCCTGGCTGGTAATCTGCTGGTAATGTATGCCTTCTGGGAACTGGTTGGTCTGGCGTCTTACCTGCTGATTGGCTTTTATGCCGAACGCCCTGCCGCATCGAAAGCAGCTAAAAAGGCTTTTTTGATGAACCGTGTGGGCGACATCGGTTTTTTGCTCGGTATTTTCCTGACGTACTATTATTTCGATACACTTGAATTTAATGCTTTATTGGCCAGTGGCATACAGGCCATTCCGCCAACAGCTATCGGTTTATGCCTGTTTATGGGTTGTGTTGGAAAATCGGCACAATTTCCGCTGTTGACCTGGTTGCCCGATGCCATGGAAGGGCCAACACCCGTATCGGCCTTGTTGCATGCCGCTACGATGGTGGCGGCTGGTATTTTTCTGCTGGCCCGAATTCATCCACTGCTGTCACCGGATGCGCTGGTTTTCATTGCGGTCATTGGCACCACAACAACCATTTGGGGTGGCTATTCGGCTGTTTTTCAAACCGACATCAAAAAAGTGCTGGCCTTTTCAACGGTCTCACAACTGGGTCTGATGGTGGCTGGTATGGGTACCGGCAATGTTGGTGGAGCCATGTTCCATTTGCTGACTCATGCATTTTTTAAAGCCGGTTTATTCTTGAGCGCTGGCGCTGTGATTCACGCAGTCAACACGCAGGATATGCGTCTGATGGGCGGCTTGCGGAAGGCGATTCCAACAACATTCATTGCCTACACGGTTTGTGCGGCAGCCCTGGCTGGATTGCCTTTCTTTGCCGGATTTTTATCGAAAGAGGCTATTCTGGGCGGTGCTTTTGGCTGGGCCAATGTACAGACCAATAAACTGGCTTATCTGGTGCCGGTACTTTTGGTAGGAACTTCTGGTTTGACCGCTTTATACATGGCTCGTCAGTGGCGGCTGATTTTTTTCGGCGAATACCAGAACCGGTCCGAGCCAATAACGCACGTTCATGAACCAGACTGGCTCATGCGGGGACCAGTCGTAATTTTAGCCGTGTTGTCTGTATGGTTCTGGTTTGCCCTAAATCCGTTATCGGGGCATTCGAGCTGGTTTTTCCGGTTAGTGCCCGTAGCAGAAGAAGCGGCCAGCTGGTGGCTGGCTCCGGTTTCCATTAGTCTTGTACTGGCGGGCGGCTGGTTTGGCTTTCAGATGCGTGAACCCAGTTATACCCGAAGCTATGTGCGTCTTTCGCTTAAGTATGGTTTTTTAGATACGGTTTACCAATACTTCATTATTAGGCCGATACACAAACTGGCGCTGCTTCTCAACCGTACCGATCAGCGTGTGGTCGATGGAGTCGTGAACGGTGCAGGTGTGACAACGGTGGTTCTGGCGCAGATTACGCATGTCGTTGATCGTTTTGGTGTCGACGGCATTGTGAACAGTGCTGCCTGGTTGGCCGGTCAGGCCGGACGGTTAACCCGCTCCGTTCAGAATGGGCGTGTGCAGTCGTACATTACGGCAGCTGTAGTGGGCCTGCTGGTGTTGCTTTGGTGGATTTTGTAA